A single Pseudomonas brassicacearum DNA region contains:
- a CDS encoding YbdD/YjiX family protein: MFNDLSRLGKYLGQAARLMVGMPDYDNYVEHMQTKHPDKPLMDYEAFFRERQEARYGGKGGPKCC; this comes from the coding sequence ATGTTCAATGACTTGAGTCGCCTGGGTAAATACCTCGGTCAGGCCGCCCGCCTGATGGTCGGCATGCCCGACTACGACAACTACGTCGAGCACATGCAAACCAAGCACCCGGACAAACCGTTGATGGACTACGAGGCGTTCTTTCGCGAACGCCAGGAGGCCCGTTACGGTGGCAAGGGTGGGCCCAAGTGCTGTTGA
- a CDS encoding carbon starvation CstA family protein: MTTRLVKHLAWFAVAVLGACALSVVALRRGEPINALWIVVAAVAIYLVAYRYYSLFIANNVMQLDARRATPAVLNNDGLDYVPTNKHILFGHHFAAIAGAGPLVGPVLAAQMGYLPGTLWLIAGVVLAGAVQDFMVLFLSTRRNGRSLGDMVREEMGRIPGTIALFGCFLIMIIILAVLALIVVKALAESPWGIFTVMATIPIAMFMGIYMRYIRPGRIGEISVIGVLLLLGSIWLGGQIAADPVWAKAFSFTGIQITWMLIGYGFVAAVLPVWLILAPRDYLSTFLKIGTIVALAIGILVTMPELKMPALTQFTDGTGPVWKGGLFPFLFITIACGAVSGFHALISSGTTPKLLDNETNARYIGYGGMLMESFVAIMAMVAASVIEPGVYFAMNSPAAIVGGDVVAVAQTVSSWGFAITPEALQAVAKDIGETTVLARAGGAPTLAVGIAQILHSVLPGENTMAFWYHFAILFEALFILTAVDAGTRAGRFMLQDLLGSFVPSLKRTESWSANLIATAGCVAMWGYLLYQGVIDPLGGINTLWPLFGISNQMLAGIALMLATVVLIKMKRQRYVWVTMLPAAWLLICTTTAGLIKLFDANPAIGFLALARKYNDALTAGQILAPAKSIEQMQHVVYNAYTNATLTVLFLLVVFSILFYALKVGIAAWGTKERTDKEAPFQALPDA, from the coding sequence ATGACAACCCGTCTGGTTAAACACCTCGCCTGGTTTGCCGTGGCTGTTCTGGGAGCCTGTGCGTTGAGTGTCGTGGCCTTGCGCCGCGGCGAACCCATCAACGCTCTCTGGATCGTCGTCGCAGCCGTGGCCATCTACCTGGTCGCCTACCGCTACTACAGCCTCTTCATCGCCAACAACGTGATGCAACTCGATGCGCGCCGGGCCACCCCTGCCGTGCTCAACAACGATGGCCTGGACTACGTCCCGACCAACAAGCACATTCTGTTCGGCCACCATTTCGCGGCCATCGCTGGCGCCGGGCCCCTGGTCGGGCCGGTATTGGCGGCGCAGATGGGCTACCTGCCCGGCACACTCTGGCTGATCGCCGGCGTGGTGCTGGCCGGTGCGGTGCAGGATTTCATGGTCCTGTTCCTGTCCACCCGTCGCAACGGTCGCTCCCTGGGCGACATGGTGCGCGAGGAAATGGGCCGCATCCCTGGCACCATCGCGCTGTTCGGCTGCTTCCTGATCATGATCATCATCCTCGCGGTGCTGGCGCTGATCGTGGTCAAGGCCCTGGCCGAGAGCCCGTGGGGCATCTTCACGGTGATGGCGACCATCCCGATCGCGATGTTCATGGGCATCTATATGCGCTACATCCGCCCGGGCCGCATCGGTGAAATCTCTGTGATCGGCGTGCTGTTGCTGCTGGGCTCGATCTGGCTGGGCGGGCAGATCGCTGCCGACCCGGTCTGGGCCAAGGCTTTTTCCTTCACCGGGATCCAGATCACCTGGATGTTGATCGGCTACGGCTTTGTCGCGGCGGTGCTGCCGGTGTGGCTGATCCTGGCGCCGCGGGACTACCTGTCGACCTTCCTCAAGATCGGCACCATCGTCGCCCTGGCGATCGGCATCCTGGTCACCATGCCTGAGCTGAAAATGCCGGCGCTGACCCAGTTCACCGACGGCACCGGGCCGGTGTGGAAGGGCGGGCTGTTCCCGTTCCTGTTCATCACCATCGCCTGCGGCGCGGTCTCGGGCTTCCACGCGCTGATCTCCTCGGGCACCACGCCCAAACTCTTGGATAACGAAACCAACGCCCGCTACATCGGTTACGGCGGCATGCTGATGGAGTCCTTCGTGGCGATCATGGCGATGGTGGCCGCTTCGGTGATCGAGCCGGGCGTGTACTTCGCCATGAACAGCCCGGCGGCGATCGTCGGCGGTGACGTGGTGGCCGTGGCCCAGACGGTCAGCAGCTGGGGTTTTGCAATCACCCCCGAGGCGCTGCAAGCGGTGGCCAAGGACATCGGCGAAACCACCGTTCTGGCCCGTGCCGGCGGTGCGCCGACCCTGGCGGTGGGGATCGCGCAGATCCTGCACTCGGTGTTGCCGGGTGAGAACACCATGGCGTTCTGGTACCACTTCGCGATCCTGTTCGAAGCGCTGTTCATCCTCACCGCGGTGGACGCCGGCACCCGTGCCGGGCGGTTCATGTTGCAGGACTTGCTCGGCTCGTTCGTGCCTTCGCTCAAGCGCACCGAATCCTGGTCGGCCAACCTGATCGCCACCGCCGGTTGCGTGGCGATGTGGGGCTACCTGCTGTACCAGGGCGTGATCGATCCGCTGGGTGGCATCAACACCTTGTGGCCGCTGTTCGGCATCTCCAACCAGATGCTGGCCGGTATCGCCCTGATGCTCGCCACCGTGGTGCTGATCAAGATGAAGCGCCAGCGCTACGTCTGGGTGACCATGCTGCCGGCGGCCTGGCTGCTGATCTGCACCACCACCGCGGGCCTGATCAAGCTGTTCGACGCCAACCCGGCGATCGGCTTCCTGGCCCTGGCGCGCAAATACAACGATGCCCTGACCGCCGGCCAGATCCTGGCTCCGGCCAAGAGCATCGAGCAGATGCAGCATGTGGTGTACAACGCTTATACCAACGCAACGCTGACGGTGTTGTTCCTGCTGGTGGTCTTCAGCATCCTGTTCTACGCGCTCAAGGTCGGCATCGCCGCCTGGGGCACCAAGGAACGCACGGACAAGGAAGCGCCATTCCAGGCTCTGCCGGACGCTTGA
- a CDS encoding cache domain-containing protein, with translation MLLKHKIVALGILPLVLAIAVICALVISLNRQLGDQQAQLIEDSILASKRAELKNYVEMAQSLIAPLYDNGRGDERAQQQVLEELRKLSFGINGYFFVYDRQGRSLMHARQSELVGQYLWDMKDPHGLPVIQALIKSAESGEGFQRYAWNKPSSGQVTDKLAYVVMLDKWGWMLGTGIYLEDVERATQQARDEVARGIHSTMQAIAAIALVAVLLVFAGGMTLNVSEHRLADKKLQRLNQRIVSLQEEERSRVSRELHDGISQLLVSIKFQFELASHVLENGQENGLGILKNATDRLGEAIGEIRSISHDLRSSLLDTLGLPAAIGQLATEFQQRSGLEVSYRSNEFDCRLENGAPVSLFRIAQEALTNIERHAGAKSVGITLFGSSQSLRLTVVDDGMGFNVPQVERGHAGIGLRNIRERVEHFGGRLEVTSVPGRSELDILLPMNLSVTES, from the coding sequence ATGCTGCTCAAACACAAGATCGTCGCCCTTGGGATTCTGCCGCTGGTCCTGGCCATCGCGGTCATCTGCGCCCTGGTGATCTCGCTCAATCGCCAGTTGGGCGACCAACAGGCTCAACTGATCGAAGACAGCATCCTGGCAAGCAAGCGCGCTGAGCTGAAGAACTATGTCGAGATGGCGCAGAGCCTGATCGCCCCGCTGTATGACAACGGCCGCGGGGACGAGCGCGCGCAACAGCAGGTACTGGAAGAACTGCGCAAACTCAGCTTCGGCATCAACGGGTACTTTTTCGTGTACGACCGCCAGGGCCGCAGCCTCATGCACGCCCGTCAGTCGGAACTGGTGGGGCAATACCTGTGGGACATGAAGGATCCCCACGGCCTGCCGGTCATCCAGGCGCTGATCAAGAGCGCCGAGTCAGGCGAAGGGTTCCAGCGCTACGCCTGGAACAAGCCCTCTTCCGGCCAGGTCACCGACAAGTTGGCCTATGTCGTGATGCTCGACAAATGGGGCTGGATGCTCGGCACCGGGATTTACCTGGAGGATGTCGAGCGCGCCACCCAGCAAGCCCGCGACGAAGTTGCCCGTGGCATCCACAGCACCATGCAAGCCATCGCCGCCATTGCCCTGGTGGCGGTCCTGCTGGTGTTCGCTGGCGGCATGACCCTCAACGTCAGCGAACATCGCCTGGCCGACAAAAAGCTGCAGCGCCTGAACCAGCGCATCGTCAGCTTGCAGGAAGAAGAACGCTCGCGGGTCTCGCGCGAGCTGCACGACGGCATCAGCCAGTTGCTGGTGTCGATAAAATTCCAGTTCGAACTGGCCAGCCACGTGCTGGAGAACGGCCAGGAAAACGGCCTGGGCATCCTGAAGAACGCGACTGACCGGCTGGGCGAAGCCATCGGCGAGATCCGCAGCATCTCCCACGACTTGCGCTCGTCCCTGCTCGACACCCTGGGCCTGCCCGCCGCCATCGGCCAGCTCGCGACCGAGTTCCAACAGCGCAGCGGGCTGGAAGTCTCCTACCGAAGCAACGAATTCGATTGCCGCCTGGAGAATGGCGCCCCTGTCTCGCTGTTCCGCATTGCCCAGGAAGCCCTGACCAATATCGAGCGCCATGCCGGGGCGAAAAGCGTCGGCATCACCCTGTTCGGCTCCAGCCAATCCTTGCGCCTGACGGTGGTCGATGATGGGATGGGCTTCAACGTCCCGCAAGTAGAACGCGGCCATGCCGGCATCGGCCTGCGCAATATCCGCGAACGGGTCGAGCATTTCGGCGGACGCCTGGAAGTGACCTCGGTACCGGGACGAAGCGAACTGGACATCCTGCTGCCCATGAATCTTTCGGTAACGGAAAGCTGA
- a CDS encoding response regulator — translation MNLPPVIRVALVDDHSLVRDGIKALLSVMPQLDVVGEAENGAQAIEMVGRCQPDLLLMDIGLKDKNGLELTRLLGKQYPHLKILILSMYDNYEYVSESVRSGASGYVLKNAPSREIIAAIEAIISGGTFYSAEIAQRLATDQNTDNELTPRESQVLYKMVQGLNNKEMARELDISVRTVETHRLSIRRKLNIDKPAALVKYAIDHGIISR, via the coding sequence ATGAACCTGCCCCCCGTGATTCGCGTCGCGCTGGTCGATGATCACTCCCTGGTCCGCGACGGCATCAAGGCCCTGCTGTCGGTGATGCCGCAACTGGACGTGGTGGGCGAAGCCGAGAACGGCGCACAGGCGATCGAAATGGTCGGTCGCTGCCAGCCAGACCTGCTGCTGATGGACATCGGCCTCAAGGATAAGAACGGGCTCGAGCTGACCCGGCTGCTGGGCAAGCAATACCCCCACCTCAAGATCCTCATCCTCAGCATGTACGACAATTACGAGTACGTGAGCGAATCCGTGCGCTCCGGCGCCAGCGGCTACGTGCTCAAGAACGCGCCGTCGCGGGAAATCATCGCGGCCATCGAAGCCATCATCAGCGGCGGCACGTTCTACAGCGCCGAGATCGCCCAGCGGCTCGCCACTGACCAAAACACCGATAACGAGCTGACGCCGCGCGAAAGCCAGGTGTTGTACAAAATGGTCCAGGGCCTGAACAACAAGGAAATGGCCCGGGAACTGGACATCAGCGTGCGGACCGTCGAGACCCATCGCCTGAGCATTCGCCGCAAGCTGAACATAGACAAGCCTGCGGCCCTGGTGAAGTACGCGATCGACCACGGGATCATTTCGCGCTAG
- a CDS encoding transporter substrate-binding domain-containing protein, giving the protein MKNITSSMTLCGLLALSGSALAEPAPSLLDQVLQRGELKVCTTGDYKPYTFKNETGEYEGIDIDMAHSLAASLGVKVQWVQTTWKTLMPDMVAGQCDIGMGGISVTLERQKKAYFSNTLDVDGKIPLVRCEDKERYQTVEQMNQPSVRLVEPAGGTNEAFVRAFLPNGQLSFHDNVTIFQQLLDKKADVMITDASEALYQQKLKPGLCAVNPTRYLQYGEKAYLLPRDDATWKMYVDQWLHLNKANGSYQKVIGKWLAVPEGQ; this is encoded by the coding sequence ATGAAAAACATAACAAGCTCGATGACGCTCTGTGGCCTGTTGGCGCTCTCTGGCAGCGCCCTGGCCGAGCCGGCCCCTTCGCTGCTGGACCAGGTCCTGCAACGCGGCGAACTGAAGGTGTGCACCACCGGCGACTACAAGCCCTATACCTTCAAGAACGAAACCGGCGAATACGAAGGCATCGACATCGACATGGCGCACTCGCTGGCCGCCAGCCTGGGCGTCAAGGTGCAATGGGTGCAGACCACCTGGAAAACCCTGATGCCGGACATGGTTGCCGGTCAATGCGACATCGGCATGGGCGGGATTTCGGTGACGCTGGAGCGCCAGAAGAAAGCCTATTTCAGTAACACCCTGGATGTGGATGGCAAGATCCCCCTGGTGCGTTGCGAAGACAAGGAGCGTTACCAGACCGTCGAACAGATGAACCAGCCTTCGGTGCGTCTTGTCGAGCCGGCCGGCGGCACCAACGAAGCCTTCGTCCGGGCGTTCCTGCCCAACGGCCAACTCAGCTTCCATGACAACGTGACCATCTTCCAGCAACTGCTGGACAAGAAAGCCGACGTGATGATTACCGACGCGTCAGAAGCGCTCTACCAGCAAAAACTCAAGCCAGGCCTGTGCGCGGTCAACCCGACCCGCTACCTGCAATATGGCGAGAAGGCCTATTTGCTGCCTCGCGATGACGCCACCTGGAAGATGTACGTGGACCAGTGGCTGCACCTGAACAAGGCCAATGGCAGCTACCAGAAGGTGATTGGGAAGTGGCTGGCGGTGCCTGAAGGCCAGTGA
- a CDS encoding DUF294 nucleotidyltransferase-like domain-containing protein: MQIELLEISEHLHRFPPFDALPQATLEDIARRVEVAYFKAGSVILEGGAVINDLHYVRSGAVEIYRRSGELYDRLVEGDIFGQAGLLRSNKVRFPAKALEDSLIYFIPADIIAQLCKRHDSFADFVEAEGHSRLKSAVEAQGRASDLIQLKSRALISRQLVWVTPLTSVREAAQLMTEQSVSCVVVLERAGNNPGEMLGIVTDRDLRTRVVAANRSGDTTIGEVMSNDPVAIQADDSLFEAMLCMLRNNIHHLPVVHKGRTLGLINLSDIIRHESQSSLYLVNSISNQTRIEGLRSLLRDLRGTYIRMVRDGATAHMIGSAISGIGRAFTQRLLELAEKELGPPPVPYCFMVLGSMARDEQLLVTDQDNALVLDDRFDPTLHDEYFRKLATFVSDGLAACGFSYCKGGIMATNVQWRQPLRVWRDYFTQWIEKPSAATLLNCCIFFDLDGVYGRLEMVDTLKALCAEKSRVTPAFLTAMARNALNRTPPLGFFRTFVMETDGEQKQIINLKGRGTAPLTDLIRIHALACGSTAQNSFDRLEAISTTQWLQPQAIDHLRYALEFLSMVRIRHQAHAIEQGKTPDNYIEPERFSTTERHNLKEAFQVLSNAQKFLRFRYPGHVRPAR, encoded by the coding sequence ATGCAAATCGAGTTATTGGAAATCAGCGAGCACCTGCATCGATTTCCCCCATTCGATGCCCTGCCCCAGGCAACGCTGGAAGACATTGCCCGGCGTGTCGAAGTTGCCTATTTCAAGGCCGGTAGCGTTATTCTCGAAGGGGGCGCCGTCATCAATGACCTCCACTATGTGCGCAGCGGCGCAGTCGAGATCTATCGGCGCAGCGGCGAGTTGTACGACCGCCTGGTGGAAGGCGATATCTTCGGTCAGGCCGGCCTGCTGCGCAGCAACAAGGTGCGTTTTCCGGCCAAGGCCCTGGAAGATAGCCTGATCTATTTCATCCCGGCGGATATCATCGCCCAATTGTGCAAACGACATGACAGCTTCGCCGACTTTGTCGAAGCCGAAGGTCATTCCAGGCTCAAATCGGCCGTTGAAGCCCAAGGGCGCGCGAGCGACTTGATCCAGCTTAAATCCCGTGCATTGATTTCCCGGCAGCTGGTCTGGGTCACGCCACTAACCAGCGTCCGGGAAGCCGCACAGCTGATGACCGAACAGAGCGTTTCTTGTGTCGTCGTCCTGGAACGGGCCGGCAATAACCCTGGGGAAATGCTCGGCATCGTGACCGACCGGGACCTGCGCACTCGCGTGGTGGCCGCCAACCGCAGCGGCGACACCACCATCGGCGAAGTGATGTCGAACGATCCTGTGGCCATCCAGGCCGACGACTCGCTGTTCGAGGCGATGCTGTGCATGCTTCGAAACAACATTCACCACCTTCCCGTGGTGCACAAGGGGCGCACCCTGGGCCTGATCAATCTGTCGGACATTATCCGGCACGAGTCCCAGAGCAGCTTGTACCTGGTGAACAGCATCTCCAACCAGACCCGCATCGAAGGTCTGCGATCATTGCTGCGGGATCTACGCGGCACCTACATTCGCATGGTGCGCGACGGCGCCACCGCCCACATGATCGGCAGCGCCATCTCAGGCATTGGTCGCGCCTTCACCCAGCGTCTGCTGGAACTGGCAGAAAAGGAACTGGGGCCGCCGCCGGTTCCATACTGCTTCATGGTGCTGGGCTCGATGGCACGGGACGAACAACTGCTGGTGACCGACCAGGACAACGCCCTGGTGCTGGACGATCGTTTCGACCCGACCCTGCACGATGAGTATTTCAGGAAACTGGCCACGTTCGTCAGTGATGGGCTCGCCGCGTGCGGCTTTAGCTACTGCAAGGGCGGGATCATGGCGACCAACGTTCAGTGGCGCCAGCCGTTGCGAGTCTGGCGCGACTATTTCACCCAATGGATTGAAAAGCCCAGCGCCGCCACCCTGCTTAACTGCTGTATTTTCTTTGACCTGGACGGGGTCTATGGCCGATTGGAAATGGTCGACACGCTCAAAGCGCTTTGCGCTGAAAAATCAAGGGTGACGCCAGCCTTCCTGACGGCAATGGCTCGCAATGCACTGAATCGGACGCCCCCCCTGGGTTTCTTCCGCACGTTCGTCATGGAAACAGACGGCGAGCAAAAGCAGATCATCAACCTGAAGGGGCGTGGCACAGCGCCTCTCACCGACCTGATCCGAATTCATGCACTGGCTTGCGGGAGCACCGCACAGAACTCCTTTGATCGACTCGAAGCCATCAGCACGACGCAATGGCTGCAACCACAAGCCATCGATCATCTACGCTACGCATTGGAGTTCCTCTCGATGGTGCGCATACGGCACCAGGCCCATGCCATCGAACAGGGCAAAACACCCGACAATTACATCGAGCCGGAGCGTTTTTCCACCACTGAACGCCACAACCTCAAGGAAGCGTTCCAAGTGTTGAGCAATGCGCAAAAATTCTTGCGCTTTCGCTATCCCGGCCACGTACGGCCAGCACGATGA
- a CDS encoding 3'-5' exonuclease codes for MNDSQNSKRQTTPDWPTRFEQLAQQARHPLLQRFYQAGVAHAQTPLEQVDLLAMDLETTGLNARSDSIVSIALMPLTLKRIRCGEALYWIIKPARLSHESVTFHRITHADIRHAPRLPDVMEHMLEAMAGKIMVVHYRAIERDFLDQAFRRHLGEGLQFPVIDTMQLEARQVRGHRSWLDRLLQRPPVSIRLADSRLRYHLPPYHAHQALTDALATAELLQAQIATHYSPGVAIGELWD; via the coding sequence ATGAACGATTCACAGAACTCGAAGAGACAGACAACACCGGACTGGCCGACACGCTTTGAACAACTGGCGCAGCAAGCCAGGCACCCTCTCTTGCAGCGCTTCTATCAGGCCGGCGTTGCCCACGCACAGACGCCGCTGGAGCAGGTGGACCTGCTGGCCATGGACTTGGAAACCACCGGTTTGAATGCTCGCAGCGACAGCATTGTCAGCATCGCCCTGATGCCGTTGACCCTCAAGCGAATACGCTGCGGCGAAGCGTTGTACTGGATCATCAAGCCCGCGCGCCTGTCCCACGAATCGGTGACGTTCCACCGCATCACCCACGCAGATATTCGCCATGCCCCCCGGTTGCCGGACGTCATGGAGCACATGCTCGAAGCAATGGCGGGGAAAATCATGGTCGTGCACTACCGGGCCATCGAACGTGACTTTCTGGATCAGGCGTTTCGTCGCCATTTGGGAGAAGGCCTGCAATTTCCAGTCATTGACACCATGCAACTCGAAGCGCGGCAGGTCCGGGGGCATCGCAGCTGGTTAGACCGACTGTTGCAACGCCCTCCCGTCTCCATCCGGCTGGCAGACAGCCGCCTGCGTTATCACCTGCCGCCCTATCACGCCCATCAGGCCTTGACCGATGCCTTGGCCACGGCCGAACTGCTGCAAGCACAAATAGCCACTCACTACAGCCCTGGCGTTGCGATTGGAGAACTCTGGGACTGA
- a CDS encoding BCCT family transporter gives MGKNPVDDLSGKPQTPGTEGIPAPSGEANLIETDYVIGQDNICGEFSFSLDIHGKVFLISAVTILLFVVITLALQNEVEPLFSALRSWLTGHLAWFFMSVGNIFVLLCLALIVSPLGKVRLGGREATPDHTYLGWFSMLFAAGMGIGLMFYGVAEPMSHYAAAMGGVTVDASGARTDWAPLGGAAGDMKGAAELAMAATIFHWGLHPWAIYAIVALSLALFSFNKGLPLSIRSIFYPLLGERVWGWPGHIIDILAVFATLFGLATSLGIGAEQAAAGIEHLFGIPSTNVSKVVLIIGITLIALWSVLAGLEKGVKLLSEINMGLALLLLLFIIVVGPTLAILTGFFKNVVTYVEYLPALSNPFGRTDTEFTQGWTAFYWAWWISWSPFVGMFIARVSRGRTVREFLISVLLVPSLVSVLWMTTFGGTAIDQATLQGFSGVKDAVLELKLFAMLEALPLKEISSLLGIVLVIVFFITSSDSGSLVIDTITAGGKVDAPVPQRVFWAVIEGVIAIALLLGGGLIALQAMAVSTGLPFAIVLLLGCISLVKGLMSEPRS, from the coding sequence GTGGGTAAAAATCCTGTAGACGATCTATCAGGAAAACCCCAAACGCCCGGAACGGAGGGGATACCAGCCCCTAGCGGCGAGGCAAATCTCATCGAAACCGACTATGTCATAGGGCAGGACAATATCTGCGGGGAGTTCTCGTTCTCCCTGGATATCCATGGCAAAGTCTTCCTCATCTCTGCCGTCACCATTCTGCTGTTCGTCGTCATCACGTTAGCCCTGCAAAATGAAGTCGAGCCGCTTTTCAGCGCATTGCGCAGTTGGTTGACCGGGCACCTGGCCTGGTTCTTCATGAGCGTCGGCAATATCTTCGTATTGCTGTGCCTGGCGCTGATTGTGTCGCCACTGGGCAAGGTCCGATTGGGCGGTCGCGAAGCCACGCCGGATCATACGTACCTGGGTTGGTTCTCCATGTTGTTCGCCGCCGGGATGGGCATCGGGCTGATGTTCTATGGCGTTGCGGAGCCAATGTCGCATTACGCCGCCGCGATGGGCGGAGTCACGGTCGATGCCAGCGGGGCGCGCACGGACTGGGCCCCCCTTGGCGGTGCTGCGGGCGACATGAAAGGCGCCGCGGAGCTGGCGATGGCGGCGACGATCTTTCATTGGGGGCTACATCCTTGGGCGATCTACGCCATCGTTGCATTGTCCCTGGCACTGTTTTCCTTCAACAAAGGCTTGCCGCTGTCGATACGCTCGATTTTTTACCCGCTGCTGGGTGAGCGCGTCTGGGGATGGCCCGGGCACATCATCGACATCCTGGCGGTCTTTGCCACGCTGTTTGGACTGGCGACCTCGCTGGGTATCGGTGCCGAGCAGGCCGCTGCGGGGATCGAACACCTGTTCGGTATCCCGTCCACCAATGTCAGCAAGGTGGTACTGATCATCGGCATCACCCTGATTGCGCTGTGGTCGGTATTGGCCGGGCTGGAGAAGGGCGTCAAGTTGCTGTCCGAAATCAACATGGGCCTGGCGCTCCTGTTGCTCCTGTTCATCATCGTTGTGGGGCCAACCCTGGCCATCCTCACTGGCTTTTTCAAGAACGTGGTGACCTACGTTGAATACCTGCCGGCCTTGTCCAATCCTTTCGGGCGCACGGACACCGAGTTCACCCAGGGGTGGACTGCGTTCTACTGGGCCTGGTGGATCAGTTGGTCGCCGTTCGTCGGCATGTTCATTGCCAGGGTCAGTCGTGGCCGTACCGTTCGTGAGTTCCTGATTTCGGTATTGCTGGTGCCTTCGCTGGTATCGGTGCTGTGGATGACTACCTTTGGCGGGACGGCCATTGATCAGGCCACCCTGCAAGGCTTCAGCGGCGTGAAGGATGCGGTCCTGGAACTCAAGCTGTTCGCAATGCTCGAAGCGCTTCCCCTCAAGGAAATCTCGTCACTGCTGGGCATTGTGCTGGTGATCGTGTTCTTCATCACCTCCTCGGACTCCGGCTCGCTGGTGATCGATACGATCACGGCAGGCGGAAAGGTTGACGCCCCCGTCCCGCAACGGGTCTTCTGGGCAGTCATTGAAGGCGTGATCGCCATCGCGCTGTTGTTGGGAGGCGGATTGATTGCCCTGCAAGCCATGGCGGTGTCCACCGGATTGCCTTTCGCCATTGTCCTGCTGCTGGGCTGCATTTCGCTGGTCAAGGGATTGATGTCCGAACCGCGATCCTGA
- a CDS encoding TRAP transporter substrate-binding protein, which translates to MGKLMKTLMAGACATGLLLTSVASHADEIRERTLRFAFQNVKEHPQGQGAQKFADLLSEKSGGKIKVRLFPGGTLGGDVQTVSALQGGTLDITVLNSGILAAQAPDYAMLDFPFLFNNVEEAHAVIDGPVGQKLAAQLDSKGLVGLGYWDLGFRNLTNSKHPVTKLEDMQGLKIRVIQSPIYLETFSALGANPVPMAFPEVYTGLEQHTIDGQENPFTVIEGNKFYEVQKYLSVTGHIFNPQSLIISQKTWNRLNDDEKAMIRSAAAEAQTFQREITAASMDKAKATLAAAMTVNEISPAEKDRLRERVKPVVDKFAKSLDGQLVKMMYDEIAKVRSAQ; encoded by the coding sequence ATGGGAAAACTGATGAAAACCCTGATGGCCGGGGCATGTGCGACGGGCTTGCTGTTGACCAGCGTGGCCAGCCACGCAGATGAAATCCGCGAACGCACCCTGCGATTCGCATTCCAGAATGTCAAGGAGCATCCACAAGGACAGGGCGCGCAGAAGTTCGCCGACCTGCTCAGCGAAAAGAGCGGTGGCAAGATCAAGGTCCGCCTGTTCCCAGGCGGTACGTTGGGCGGCGACGTGCAAACGGTTTCGGCGTTGCAGGGCGGCACGCTGGACATCACCGTGCTCAACTCCGGCATCCTGGCGGCCCAGGCACCGGATTATGCCATGCTCGATTTCCCGTTCCTGTTCAACAACGTCGAGGAAGCCCATGCGGTCATCGACGGTCCGGTGGGGCAGAAACTGGCCGCGCAACTGGACAGCAAAGGGCTGGTAGGGCTGGGTTATTGGGACCTGGGTTTTCGCAACCTGACCAACAGCAAGCACCCGGTGACCAAGCTTGAAGACATGCAAGGCTTGAAGATTCGCGTCATTCAGTCGCCGATCTACCTGGAGACTTTCTCCGCCCTGGGCGCCAACCCGGTACCGATGGCGTTCCCCGAGGTCTACACGGGCCTTGAGCAGCACACCATCGACGGTCAGGAAAACCCTTTCACGGTGATCGAGGGCAACAAGTTCTACGAGGTGCAGAAGTACCTTTCCGTTACGGGCCACATCTTCAACCCACAATCGTTGATCATCAGCCAGAAAACCTGGAACCGCCTCAACGACGACGAAAAGGCGATGATCCGCTCGGCCGCAGCCGAGGCGCAAACATTCCAGCGTGAAATCACGGCCGCGAGCATGGACAAGGCCAAGGCCACGTTGGCCGCTGCCATGACCGTCAATGAAATCAGCCCGGCCGAGAAGGACCGCTTGCGCGAGCGGGTGAAGCCGGTGGTCGACAAGTTCGCCAAATCCCTGGATGGCCAGTTGGTCAAGATGATGTATGACGAAATTGCCAAGGTACGTTCCGCGCAGTGA